The Populus alba chromosome 6, ASM523922v2, whole genome shotgun sequence genome contains a region encoding:
- the LOC118053205 gene encoding guanylate kinase 2, whose amino-acid sequence MGEAPAFVVDNLLQNQDGFGSKSKGCKTTTTIGDKTFVIGGENDESTLSVEVQIFDNPTGNWVTPIVLGTKPNTCKGLSAVSLNDDRILIVKKGSTPDDCIWFLEVDTQFVRGQKKIQGTDVVAWSKGARGYAEKPVVISGPSGVGKGTLISMLMKEFPSMFGFSVSHTTRAPRCMEKDGVHYHFTERSIMEKEIKDGKFLEYASVHGNLYGTSIEAVEVVTDAGKRCILDIDVQGARSVKASSLEAIFIFICPPSMEELETRLRSRGTETEEQILKRLRNAKTEMEQGNSSGIFDHILYNDNLNECYESLKKLLGLDGAAAATQRSAPQGIDLPTDHSVSKMDNKIIINCGTPELKKASKNLIVLDVSSLKGGAPGRTRGLDVYAIDSFSDGLNGINQPS is encoded by the exons ATG GGAGAAGCCCCAGCTTTCGTTGTTGATAATCTTCTGCAGAATCAGGATGGATTTGGCTCAAAATCCAAAGGCTGCAAGACCACCACAACCATCGGGGATAAAACT TTTGTGATTGGTGGTGAAAATGATGAGTCCACATTATCTGTTGAAGTTCAAATTTTTGACAATCCTACTGGCAATTG GGTAACTCCTATCGTGCTGGGAACAAAACCTAACACCTGCAAAGGCCTCTCAGCTGTATCGTTGAATGATGATCGTATCTTGATAGTTAAGAAGGGTTCCACCCCAGATGACTGCATTTGGTTCCTTGAG GTGGATACTCAGTTTGTTAGGGGGCAGAAAAAAATTCAGGGGACTGATGTTGTTGCCTGGAGTAAGGGAGCAAGGGGTTATGCTGAGAAGCCAGTTGTCATAAGTGGTCCTTCTGGAGTGGGCAAGGGAACATTAATATCCATGCTCATGAAGGAATTCCCATCTATGTTTGGTTTTTCTGTAAGCCACACAACCCGTGCACCAAGATGCATGGAGAAGGATGGGGTTCATTACCATTTCACTGAGCGAAGTATTATGGAGAAAGAGATAAAAGATGGGAAATTCCTTGAGTATGCTTCTGTTCATGGAAATCTGTATGGGACCAGTATTGAAGCTGTTGAGGTGGTAACAGATGCGGGGAAG AGATGCATTCTTGACATAGATGTTCAAGGGGCAAGATCTGTGAAGGCTAGTTCCCTGGAAGCAATTTTCATCTTTATCTGTCCCCCCTCAATGGAGGAGCTTGAGACACGCCTGCGTTCAAG AGGCACTGAGACAGAAGAGCAGATTCTTAAGCGACTCCGAAATGCAAAAACAGAGATGGAGCAAGGAAATTCATCGGGCATCTTTGATCATATCTTGTATAATGATAATCTGAATGAGTGTTATGAGAGCCTTAAG AAACTCCTTGGGCTAGATGGAGCTGCTGCAGCTACGCAGAGATCAG CACCCCAAGGGATTGATCTGCCTACAGACCATTCCGTTTCAAAAATGGATAACAAGATTATCATAAACTGTGGAACACCGGAACTAAAGAAAGCATCAAAGAACTT GATAGTTTTGGATGTATCCTCACTCAAGGGAGGAGCTCCTGGACGGACAAGAGGGCTTGACGTGTACGCCATTGACTCGTTTTCAGATGGCTTGAATGGGATCAATCAACCAAGCTAA
- the LOC118053206 gene encoding nuclear transcription factor Y subunit A-10, whose protein sequence is MQKTLDSTVTTNYPLSSPSKPWWSCIGHNAIFSNVLGESTKNLSFQESTGDGLGTKAVKPHGNVQMDGGTVADKEKQLNAVSQSDGKYGDHHHPQQAASIMIPAMGVYLGPSTQLELVGHSIVHSQYAGPNPARMVLPLEMAEEPVYVNAKQYHGILRRRQSRAKAELERKLIKTRKPYLHESRHLHAMRRARGCGGRFLNTKKPDTTNNTAPDKHTSSDETVSRNFTSSSSSGPVLSHFSRNSDSSMSNDAEVTESLCQMHPHQTYLSKGCTPQFPRYHLSKFPSLSEKMVGERDRNVNKLW, encoded by the exons ATGCAGAAAACATTGGACAGCACTGTGACGACCAACTATCCACTCTCATCCCCTTCCAAACCTTGGTGGTCTTGTATAGGGCATAATGCTATCTTCTCAAATGTCTTGGGGGAAAGTACGAAAAACTTGTCTTTTCAAGAATCCACAGGTGATGGTTTAGGGACCAAGGCCGTCAAACCACATGGCAATGTCCAAATGGATGGAGGAACTGTTGCTGATAAAGAAAAGCAACTCAATGCAGTGTCACAATCAg ATGGAAAATACGGAGACCATCACCATCCACAGCAAGCTGCATCCATAATGATTCCAGCTATGGGTGTATACCTTGGTCCATCTACCCAGCTGGAACTTGTTGGCCACTCAATt GTTCATTCTCAATATGCTGGGCCAAATCCTGCTAGAATGGTGTTACCCCTTGAAATGGCAGAAGAACCTGTTTATGTGAATGCTAAGCAGTACCATGGCATTCTGAGGCGAAGACAGTCACGCGCTAAGGCTGAGCTAGAAAGGAAacttataaaaacaagaaag CCTTATCTTCACGAGTCCCGGCATCTACATGCTATGAGAAGGGCAAGAGGTTGTGGAGGCCGTTTTCTTAACACAAAGAAACCTGACACTACCAATAATACTGCACCTGATAAGCATACCAGCTCTGATGAAACTGTTTCAAGAAACTTTACCAGCTCATCAAGCTCTGGACCTGTGCTGTCTCACTTTTCCAGAAACTCTGATTCGTCAATGAGTAACGATGCTGAAGTAACAGAGTCTTTGTGTCAAATGCACCCTCATCAGACATATCTGAGCAAAGGATGCACCCCGCAGTTTCCCAGGTATCACCTTTCCAAATTTCCTTCACTTTCAGAAAAGATGGTGGGAGAAAGGGATCGCAACGTGAACAAATTATGGTAG